The genomic window CCCGTCGAGGACGATGAAGCGCAGCATGCTGGCGCGGGTCTTCTTGTCGACCTGCATGGCCTCGAGGAGCTTGGGCCAGGCGGCGGCTCCCCCCGCGTACGTCGTCGGCAGGCCGAGCAGCTCGAGCACGCTGCGGTGCCGGTCAGCGGTCGCGTCGTCGAGACGACCGGCGATGCGACCGAGCTCGGCCGCGAAGACCATGCCCACGGACACGGCGGCCCCGTGCCGCCACTGGTAGCGCTCAGCCTTCTCGATCGCGTGGCCGAGGGTGTGGCCGTAGTTGAGGAACTCGCGCTCCCCCGCCTCCTTGAGGTCGGCGCTGACGACCTTCGCCTTGACCGCGATCGCGCGCTCCACGAGCTCGCGCAGCACCGGGCTGGCGGGGTCGGTCGCCGCAGCCGGGTCGGCCTCGACCAGCTCGAGGATGCGCGGGTCGGCGATGAAGCCGGCCTTGACGACCTCGGCCATGCCGGCGACGAGGTCGTTGCGCGACAGGGTGTCCAGTGCTGCCAGGTCGCAGAGCACCCCCGCCGGCGGATGGAAGGAG from Motilibacter rhizosphaerae includes these protein-coding regions:
- the aroB gene encoding 3-dehydroquinate synthase produces the protein MNEQGAVTRIPVTGAEAYDVVVGRGLLGELRGLVGEKVARVAIVHPEALAATAEAVREDLAAQELEVILLETPNGEEAKTAQVAAFCWGVLGQAGFTRTDAVVGLGGGATTDLAGFVAATWLRGVRVVQVPTTLLGMVDAAVGGKTGINTAEGKNLVGSFHPPAGVLCDLAALDTLSRNDLVAGMAEVVKAGFIADPRILELVEADPAAATDPASPVLRELVERAIAVKAKVVSADLKEAGEREFLNYGHTLGHAIEKAERYQWRHGAAVSVGMVFAAELGRIAGRLDDATADRHRSVLELLGLPTTYAGGAAAWPKLLEAMQVDKKTRASMLRFIVLDGLARPGRLEGPDPALLSAAYAEVCP